In Opitutus sp. ER46, the following are encoded in one genomic region:
- a CDS encoding sialidase family protein: MNRLLRGIPLLALLTLALPSRAAVVEQADVYVSGRDGYHTYRIPAVIRAANGDLLAFCEGRRESGSDTGDIDLLQKRSTDGGKTWGPAQVVWDDGANTCGNPCPVLDESTGTLFLLTTHNLGQDHEREIVTRSSVGTRTVWLLSSKDHGVTWTKPIDITDAAKDPSWTWYATGPGVGIQIKSGPHAGRLVIPCDHNYAAPAEPKGNGSGSHALYSDDHGRTWRRSEPIRPRLNECQVAELFDGRGTLLMNMRSNRGRHCRAEATSADGGQSWTPVKDAPALVEPVCQASLVRHDAARRLVFSNPADTKRVNMTVQTSSDDGQNWRRLAVLHPGPSAYSCLVPLDETTVGCLYERGEKKPYERITFARVRLRPE, translated from the coding sequence ATGAACCGTCTGCTTCGCGGCATCCCGCTCCTCGCCCTCCTCACCCTCGCACTCCCCTCGCGTGCGGCAGTCGTCGAACAGGCCGACGTGTATGTATCGGGCCGGGACGGCTACCACACGTACCGGATTCCCGCGGTGATTCGCGCCGCCAATGGCGACCTCCTCGCCTTCTGTGAGGGTCGGCGGGAATCGGGCTCGGACACCGGCGACATCGACCTCCTCCAGAAGCGTTCCACCGACGGTGGCAAAACCTGGGGCCCGGCGCAGGTCGTCTGGGACGATGGCGCCAACACCTGCGGCAATCCCTGCCCGGTCCTCGACGAGTCCACCGGGACGCTATTTCTCCTCACCACGCATAATCTCGGACAGGACCATGAGCGCGAGATCGTCACCCGCAGCAGTGTCGGGACCAGGACGGTTTGGCTCCTCTCCTCAAAGGACCACGGCGTCACCTGGACCAAGCCGATTGATATCACCGACGCGGCGAAGGATCCCTCGTGGACATGGTACGCCACTGGGCCGGGCGTCGGCATCCAGATCAAGTCCGGCCCGCACGCCGGTCGACTCGTCATCCCGTGCGATCACAATTACGCCGCCCCCGCCGAGCCGAAGGGCAATGGCAGCGGCTCGCACGCCCTCTACTCTGACGACCACGGCCGGACGTGGCGGCGCAGCGAGCCAATCCGACCACGCCTGAACGAGTGCCAGGTGGCGGAGCTATTCGATGGCCGCGGGACGCTCTTGATGAACATGCGCTCAAACCGTGGCCGGCACTGCCGGGCCGAAGCGACGAGCGCCGACGGCGGGCAGTCCTGGACCCCGGTCAAGGATGCACCGGCGCTGGTGGAACCGGTCTGCCAGGCCAGCCTTGTCCGCCACGACGCCGCGAGGCGGCTGGTCTTCTCCAATCCCGCCGACACGAAGCGCGTGAACATGACCGTCCAAACCAGCAGCGACGACGGGCAAAATTGGCGCAGACTCGCCGTCCTCCACCCGGGCCCCTCCGCCTACTCGTGCCTGGTGCCGCTCGACGAGACCACCGTCGGCTGCCTGTACGAACGCGGCGAGAAGAAGCCGTACGAGCGGATCACCTTTGCGCGCGTCCGCTTGAGACCGGAGTAA
- a CDS encoding TonB-dependent receptor encodes MSPLTSFSRLARAVRRILYFLLLPVLGFAASTPSAQTGAVEGRVFNATSATALVNARVALGGTNREAITDETGSFRFTNVPAGENHLTVTYVGMAPQSIVVQVPPGGTVQREIELARAGTAKAYGADGETVKLDTFTVVVDREMSAQAISMNEQRNSANIKNVVAIDEFGDRGTENIGEFLLFLPGVSIETSGSEASSISLRGFPGNNTGLTIDGGSVATSFNGDTRSLDLREIPMSNISRVEVTKVPTPDMPASGLGGSVNLISRSGFETKKRRFGFNVYTMFHNRDGITFKPGVRAHTGATSPTWVQPSFDFNYRQPLSRNFAITLGGGRTWRHKPMEHGDVTDEVAVWDIVRMYQRQSQWNSLAQVFQTLSGQMGFDWRLSPRDLLSASFQYRKYDLFITRNVLAFDYGTGATGGENYTQGAANGVGKVTMNGSGGNVDVLTETKHYTLKYKHRGDTWRADVSGSFSTSASDKPDNELGFFNNIPAELSNVVLRGEGIPGSGGIIPMSYSATDRAGKPVDIYDGGNYALTWGSTNQSDWNVHTMSARADLGRDFNGRVPFTLKLGSALDRTNRDGRGYYRRWNFRPNGKTDVASRLARNFDVFDEEYNAASPDMYGKQVRWISQVKMYDLFRAHPDWFVLDPAQVHQDQVTSSREFTETVSAGYIRADLRLLNNRLWLVGGARYEHTAIEGSGPLNDINAQYKRNPDGSFVRDAAGKRVLITTDPLALRQLRYVERGARAKRNYDGVYPSFNASYNLTENLVLRAAYAQTIGRPNTSFIIPGLTISEPDVANPRITVNNPALKPWTADSYDLSLESYQIKDGFGSVGVFRKDIKNFFGVVITPATPELLEQYGLENDPTLLDYDISTRENVGDAKVQGVEFSYRQSLAFLPRWARGLQVFVNATKLEITGSNTADFTGFNPETFAGGISLVRERFFIKGTISYLGDTRRALVAVSAADGIPADTYTYQGKRTRIGINGQYSLNKRYSVYVSVSDLGGFVQNLERYAPNTPKYARGNRLQELGFYYTFGIRGSF; translated from the coding sequence ATGTCACCCCTGACCTCGTTTTCCCGTCTTGCTCGGGCCGTCCGGCGCATCCTGTACTTTCTCCTCCTGCCCGTGTTGGGCTTCGCCGCTTCCACGCCGTCGGCGCAAACCGGCGCGGTTGAAGGCCGCGTGTTCAACGCGACCAGCGCCACCGCCCTCGTGAACGCCCGCGTGGCGCTCGGCGGCACCAACCGGGAGGCCATCACCGACGAGACCGGCTCATTCCGATTCACGAACGTGCCCGCGGGTGAGAACCACCTGACCGTCACTTACGTGGGCATGGCGCCGCAGTCCATCGTCGTTCAGGTGCCACCCGGCGGCACGGTGCAACGGGAGATCGAGTTGGCGCGCGCCGGGACGGCGAAGGCCTATGGCGCCGACGGCGAGACCGTGAAGCTCGACACGTTTACCGTCGTGGTGGATCGCGAGATGAGCGCCCAGGCCATTTCGATGAACGAGCAACGGAACTCCGCCAACATCAAGAACGTCGTGGCCATCGACGAATTCGGTGATCGCGGCACGGAGAACATCGGCGAGTTTCTGCTCTTCCTCCCGGGCGTCTCCATCGAAACCTCGGGCTCGGAAGCCAGCTCCATTTCCCTGCGCGGCTTCCCCGGCAACAACACCGGCCTCACCATCGACGGCGGTTCCGTCGCAACCTCCTTCAACGGCGACACCCGGTCGCTGGATCTGCGCGAGATCCCGATGAGCAACATCTCCCGCGTCGAGGTCACGAAGGTCCCGACCCCCGACATGCCGGCCAGCGGACTCGGCGGCTCCGTCAACCTGATCAGCCGCAGCGGCTTCGAGACCAAGAAGCGGCGGTTCGGTTTCAACGTCTACACGATGTTTCACAACCGTGATGGCATCACCTTCAAGCCGGGGGTGCGCGCCCACACCGGTGCCACCAGCCCCACCTGGGTCCAACCGTCCTTCGACTTCAATTATCGCCAGCCCCTTTCGCGCAACTTCGCCATCACGTTGGGCGGCGGGCGGACCTGGCGCCACAAGCCGATGGAACACGGCGACGTGACCGACGAGGTCGCCGTCTGGGACATCGTCCGCATGTACCAGCGCCAGAGCCAGTGGAACAGCCTCGCCCAGGTCTTTCAGACCCTCTCCGGGCAGATGGGCTTCGACTGGCGGCTGAGCCCGCGGGACCTCCTCTCCGCCAGTTTCCAGTATCGGAAATACGATCTCTTCATCACCCGCAACGTGCTGGCCTTTGACTACGGCACTGGCGCCACCGGCGGCGAGAACTACACCCAGGGCGCGGCGAATGGCGTCGGCAAGGTCACCATGAACGGCAGCGGCGGAAACGTCGACGTGCTCACCGAAACAAAGCACTACACGCTGAAATATAAACACCGCGGCGATACTTGGCGCGCCGACGTCAGCGGCTCGTTCTCCACCTCCGCGTCCGACAAACCCGACAACGAACTCGGCTTCTTCAACAACATCCCCGCCGAGCTCAGCAATGTCGTCCTCCGGGGCGAAGGCATTCCCGGCTCGGGTGGCATCATTCCGATGAGCTACAGCGCGACCGATCGGGCCGGCAAACCCGTCGATATCTACGACGGCGGCAATTACGCTCTGACCTGGGGCAGTACCAACCAGTCGGACTGGAATGTGCACACGATGAGCGCCCGCGCCGACCTCGGCCGCGACTTCAACGGGCGCGTGCCCTTCACCCTCAAGCTCGGCTCCGCGCTGGACCGGACCAATCGCGATGGCCGCGGGTATTATCGGCGCTGGAACTTCCGGCCGAACGGAAAGACCGATGTCGCCTCCCGGCTGGCGCGCAATTTCGACGTGTTCGACGAGGAATACAACGCGGCCTCGCCCGACATGTACGGGAAGCAGGTGCGCTGGATCAGCCAGGTCAAAATGTACGACCTGTTCCGCGCCCATCCCGACTGGTTCGTCCTCGACCCGGCCCAGGTCCACCAGGACCAGGTGACCAGCTCGCGCGAGTTCACCGAGACGGTCTCGGCCGGCTATATCCGGGCCGACCTGCGCCTGCTCAACAACCGCTTGTGGCTCGTGGGCGGCGCCCGGTACGAACACACCGCCATCGAGGGCAGCGGCCCGCTGAACGACATCAACGCCCAGTATAAGCGCAACCCCGACGGCTCCTTCGTCCGCGACGCCGCCGGCAAGCGCGTGCTCATCACCACCGATCCGCTCGCGCTGCGGCAGCTCCGCTACGTCGAGCGCGGCGCCCGGGCCAAACGCAACTACGACGGCGTGTATCCAAGCTTCAACGCCAGCTACAACCTGACCGAGAACCTCGTTCTCCGCGCCGCCTATGCCCAGACCATCGGTCGTCCCAACACGAGCTTCATCATTCCCGGTCTGACCATCTCCGAGCCCGACGTGGCGAACCCGCGGATCACGGTGAACAATCCCGCGTTGAAGCCGTGGACGGCGGACAGCTACGACCTCTCGCTCGAGTCCTACCAGATCAAGGACGGCTTCGGCTCGGTCGGGGTGTTCCGCAAAGACATCAAGAACTTTTTCGGCGTTGTGATCACGCCCGCCACGCCGGAACTGCTGGAGCAGTACGGGCTCGAGAACGACCCCACGCTGCTCGACTACGACATCTCGACCCGCGAGAACGTCGGCGACGCCAAGGTCCAGGGCGTTGAGTTCAGCTACCGGCAGTCGCTGGCCTTCCTGCCGCGCTGGGCCCGCGGCCTCCAGGTGTTCGTCAATGCCACGAAGCTCGAAATCACCGGCAGCAACACCGCCGACTTCACCGGCTTCAATCCCGAGACCTTCGCCGGCGGGATCAGCCTCGTGCGCGAACGATTCTTCATCAAAGGCACCATCAGCTACCTGGGCGACACCCGGCGTGCACTCGTGGCCGTCAGCGCCGCCGACGGCATCCCCGCCGACACCTACACCTACCAGGGCAAGCGGACTCGCATTGGGATCAACGGCCAGTACAGCCTGAACAAGCGCTACTCGGTCTACGTGTCGGTGAGCGATCTGGGTGGCTTCGTGCAGAACCTTGAACGCTACGCGCCGAACACGCCAAAGTACGCGCGCGGCAACCGGCTGCAGGAACTTGGCTTTTACTACACCTTCGGCATCCGCGGCAGCTTCTGA
- a CDS encoding substrate-binding domain-containing protein, which translates to MDRIPQRLSLVAQTVACIRRQISSGQWVEWLPPERSLCEMLQVSRSTLRRALAQLHQEGDIRPEHGAGNRVLATPEAPSGLRARDVALLTPQPVEQLRPTQALWIDELRAMLGERGCQLHIFHGAQYFRANPAAALEKLVRQHHHGCWVLALASAGCQQWFARRDIPCLIAGSCHAGVDLPFRDLDHRALCRHAAGVLLSQGHRHLALVAQKTRLAGDIESEAGFIEGVARSQHSDATAKVHHHDATVPGIVQLLRRMLAQHPAPTALVVANAYHYLTVATCLTQLGRRIPGDISLISRDEDPFLSFLVPAPARYVASPRAFARTLLQAVLELLEHGTVTQRAVQLMPEYIAGATIGPGPSAIR; encoded by the coding sequence GTGGACCGCATTCCCCAACGCCTCTCGCTGGTGGCCCAGACCGTGGCCTGCATCCGACGCCAGATCTCGTCCGGACAATGGGTGGAATGGCTGCCGCCGGAGCGCTCGTTGTGCGAGATGCTGCAGGTCAGCCGCAGCACGCTCCGCCGCGCCCTCGCGCAGCTGCACCAGGAGGGAGACATCCGGCCCGAGCATGGCGCCGGCAACCGCGTCCTGGCCACGCCGGAGGCGCCGAGCGGCCTGCGTGCCCGTGATGTCGCGCTGCTCACCCCGCAGCCGGTGGAGCAATTGCGCCCCACGCAGGCCCTCTGGATTGACGAGCTCCGCGCGATGCTGGGTGAGCGCGGCTGCCAGCTGCACATCTTCCACGGCGCGCAGTATTTCCGCGCCAATCCCGCCGCCGCGCTCGAGAAGCTGGTACGTCAGCACCACCACGGCTGCTGGGTGCTCGCGCTCGCCAGCGCGGGTTGCCAGCAGTGGTTCGCGCGGCGGGATATCCCGTGTCTGATCGCAGGTTCGTGCCACGCAGGGGTGGACCTGCCGTTCCGCGATCTCGACCACCGCGCGCTTTGCCGCCACGCCGCCGGCGTGCTGTTGAGCCAGGGACATCGCCACCTCGCGTTGGTCGCCCAGAAGACCCGGCTGGCCGGTGACATCGAGAGCGAAGCCGGCTTCATCGAAGGTGTGGCACGCTCCCAGCACAGCGACGCGACGGCGAAAGTGCACCACCACGACGCCACCGTGCCGGGCATCGTGCAATTGCTCCGCCGGATGCTCGCGCAGCATCCGGCACCGACCGCCCTCGTCGTCGCGAACGCCTACCACTACCTGACGGTGGCGACGTGCCTCACGCAGCTGGGCCGGCGGATTCCCGGGGACATCTCGCTCATCTCCCGCGACGAAGATCCCTTTCTCTCCTTCCTCGTCCCCGCGCCCGCCCGCTACGTGGCCAGCCCGCGTGCGTTCGCCCGCACGCTGCTCCAGGCAGTGCTGGAGCTGCTGGAACACGGGACGGTGACCCAGCGCGCCGTGCAGCTGATGCCGGAGTACATCGCCGGCGCGACCATCGGGCCGGGTCCGTCCGCCATCCGCTGA
- a CDS encoding helix-turn-helix transcriptional regulator, which produces MRRRPITRPEEVIVTALKRARERLQVKAVHFAETGATTPPALAYFVHFPRLYLALGGTDAMWIEQAGHARLVRLAAGHAVVVPANCWNRPVTTAPCRALNVLFGRHQIGLSLVTHDAAGHPQVAKAVLQGAIEEAPRNIMHALLALRGTGGDAAPPLVDALLRATLHALTAAAPEPRRRTANLYESICMYVQEHFQSPLTRDAVAQHFNISPPHVSRLFKREGMVSFNAYVTYVRLNWAKYLLRHHHQTVDEVAARCGFSEAAYFCRVFKQRTRMTPSDYRHSAPVAPSGPAAAH; this is translated from the coding sequence ATGCGCCGCCGGCCCATCACGCGCCCCGAGGAAGTCATCGTCACCGCCTTGAAACGCGCCCGCGAACGCCTCCAGGTGAAGGCCGTGCATTTCGCCGAGACGGGCGCCACCACGCCACCCGCCCTCGCCTACTTCGTGCACTTTCCCCGTCTGTACCTCGCGCTTGGCGGCACCGATGCGATGTGGATCGAACAGGCCGGCCATGCCCGCCTGGTGCGGCTCGCGGCCGGTCACGCGGTCGTCGTCCCGGCCAACTGCTGGAACCGGCCGGTGACGACCGCGCCCTGCCGCGCGCTGAACGTGCTGTTTGGCCGCCACCAGATCGGGCTCAGCCTGGTCACGCACGACGCCGCCGGACACCCGCAGGTGGCCAAGGCCGTGCTCCAGGGCGCGATCGAGGAGGCGCCGCGCAACATCATGCACGCCCTGCTCGCGCTCCGCGGGACCGGCGGAGACGCCGCGCCGCCACTCGTCGACGCCCTGCTGCGCGCAACCTTGCACGCGCTTACCGCCGCGGCGCCGGAACCGCGCCGACGCACCGCCAACCTCTACGAGAGCATCTGCATGTACGTGCAGGAGCACTTCCAGTCGCCGCTCACCCGGGATGCCGTGGCGCAGCACTTCAACATCTCGCCGCCCCACGTTTCCCGGCTCTTCAAACGCGAGGGCATGGTGTCGTTCAACGCCTACGTCACCTACGTGCGGCTCAACTGGGCCAAATACCTCCTGCGCCACCACCACCAGACCGTCGACGAGGTCGCCGCCCGGTGCGGGTTCAGCGAGGCCGCCTACTTCTGCCGGGTGTTCAAGCAGCGCACCCGGATGACACCGTCTGACTACCGCCACAGCGCTCCCGTCGCCCCGTCCGGGCCTGCCGCCGCGCACTGA
- a CDS encoding PTS fructose transporter subunit IIC, with product MKDELLKIKTYLLSGVSFAIPFIASGGILIAAAIALAPMGPHGADFSASPNLRLILTIGETAFRLVPAVLAGYIAHAMAAKPGLVPGFVGGFLANEVKAGFLGALVAGLLAGYLVNLIKKLPVPAWLRPVMPILIIPILSTLVIGVLMLHVLGVPIAELMASLKVWLETMSTGNAVLLAVLLGAMIAFDMGGPVNKVAFGFAAGLISQGNVAIMGCVAAAICTPPLGLGLATLLRRRLWSEEERDAGGAALAMGCIGITEGAIPFAAADPVRIIPCLMAGSSVAAAVAMTARVGDHAPHGGPIVLPVVDHRFMYVVAILAGTLVTALAVTFVKSRQTSSSSS from the coding sequence ATGAAAGACGAACTCCTCAAGATCAAAACGTACCTGCTGAGCGGCGTTTCCTTCGCGATCCCGTTCATCGCGAGCGGCGGCATCCTGATCGCCGCCGCCATTGCCCTCGCCCCGATGGGACCGCACGGCGCCGACTTCAGCGCCAGTCCGAACCTCCGCCTCATCCTGACGATCGGTGAGACCGCCTTCCGCCTCGTGCCGGCGGTGCTCGCCGGCTACATCGCGCACGCCATGGCGGCCAAACCCGGTCTCGTCCCGGGCTTCGTCGGCGGTTTCCTGGCCAACGAGGTGAAGGCGGGATTCCTGGGCGCGCTCGTGGCCGGGTTATTGGCCGGGTACCTCGTGAACCTGATCAAGAAGCTGCCGGTGCCGGCCTGGCTCCGCCCCGTCATGCCGATTCTGATCATTCCCATCCTTTCAACGCTGGTGATCGGCGTGCTGATGCTGCACGTGCTCGGCGTCCCGATTGCCGAGTTGATGGCCAGCCTCAAGGTCTGGCTCGAGACCATGAGCACCGGCAACGCCGTCCTGCTCGCCGTCCTGCTTGGAGCCATGATCGCCTTCGATATGGGCGGCCCCGTCAACAAGGTCGCCTTTGGTTTTGCCGCCGGCCTGATTTCCCAGGGCAACGTTGCCATCATGGGCTGCGTCGCGGCCGCCATCTGCACGCCCCCGCTGGGCCTCGGGCTTGCCACGCTGCTCCGCCGCCGCCTCTGGAGCGAGGAGGAGCGTGACGCCGGCGGCGCCGCGCTCGCGATGGGCTGCATCGGCATCACCGAGGGCGCCATCCCCTTCGCCGCCGCGGATCCGGTCCGCATCATCCCATGCCTCATGGCCGGCTCCTCCGTGGCGGCCGCCGTCGCCATGACTGCACGCGTCGGCGACCACGCCCCGCACGGCGGCCCCATCGTCCTGCCCGTGGTCGACCATCGTTTCATGTACGTCGTTGCCATCCTGGCTGGCACCCTCGTCACCGCGCTCGCCGTCACCTTCGTCAAATCACGTCAAACGTCCTCTTCGTCGTCATGA
- a CDS encoding PTS fructose transporter subunit IIB: MNIVAVTACPTGIAHTYMAAEKLEKTAKALGHHIKVETQGAMGIENELTAADIKAADAVLFAVDIEVEKNERFAGKKVVNVPVQLAIRDPKGVLAKLL, translated from the coding sequence ATGAACATCGTCGCAGTCACCGCCTGTCCGACCGGCATCGCCCATACCTACATGGCGGCCGAGAAACTCGAAAAGACCGCCAAGGCGCTTGGCCATCACATCAAGGTCGAGACGCAGGGCGCCATGGGCATCGAAAATGAGCTGACCGCCGCGGACATCAAAGCGGCGGACGCCGTGCTCTTCGCCGTGGATATCGAGGTGGAGAAGAACGAGCGCTTTGCCGGCAAGAAGGTGGTCAACGTGCCGGTCCAGCTCGCGATCCGCGATCCCAAGGGCGTGCTCGCGAAACTCCTCTGA
- the ptsP gene encoding phosphoenolpyruvate--protein phosphotransferase codes for MAQTLRFAFPLPNGLHARPASHFADVAHRFGCVISFVNERNGRTADARSVLGLVGTATRANDACRLELAGGDEAAAGAAFQTFLAGAFLRCDTELVPDATEPGEILIPRSLRAAGLETYVAGRVAARGLGRGRAVLSGGLRIPTDLATGAASDPAAEEARFDEALNRVALDLQQESRAADGPAAAVLRAHLAIVGDATLRSAVVAGIQGGRPAAHALAEAVAWQRQILGAAESAYVRERVIDVEDVAGRLWERLCGPGYRRPTLRLAEPSIVFAEALSPSQFLALDRAHLRAVVLARAGQTSHAVILARSFGVPTLTGVADAVALGQAGSEVIVDANLGIVIAGPDARLRKYYDGEEAKYRRLTTRNAAQQNRLGATADGRRLEIGANIASLEEAAAAFAQGAEGIGLLRTELLFSGRDTAPDEATQYALYAGVVTAAAGRPVIIRTLDAGGDKPVAFLPRTTEANPFLGYRGARLYREHADLIRTQLRAILRAAALGPVKVLVPMISSVEEARFVRQLLGEARAELVARGEAVPESIPFGLMIEVPATAFILDELCAEADFFSLGTNDLAQYFSAADRENPRVAALHDPLQPAFVRLLRQIVMRVRAHGRWIGLCGEMAEHPAALPLLVALGLDEISLAAPRIPATKAALARLEYARAVPLLEQVLACATRSAVDHVLSHAASNAEPLLLPELVLNDVVAASKEEVLRLVADALQVAGRTDTPAAIEAAVWRREEAYSTGFGEGFALPHAKTDALRANSIVLVRLRTAVEWGALDGKPVDVVIFLGIRASDHAREHLATLARLSRLVTHDTFRDAVRQERDPAALLTLLSPAAALPGNPTP; via the coding sequence GTGGCACAGACCCTCCGCTTTGCCTTCCCCTTGCCCAACGGGCTGCATGCCCGGCCGGCGAGTCACTTTGCCGATGTCGCGCATCGTTTCGGTTGCGTGATCAGCTTCGTCAACGAGCGCAACGGACGCACGGCGGACGCGCGCAGCGTGCTCGGTCTGGTGGGCACGGCCACGCGGGCGAACGACGCCTGCCGGCTCGAACTTGCGGGTGGGGACGAGGCCGCTGCGGGCGCGGCGTTCCAAACGTTTCTGGCGGGAGCGTTTCTCCGCTGCGACACCGAGCTCGTGCCCGACGCCACGGAGCCGGGCGAGATTCTGATCCCGCGTTCCTTGCGCGCGGCCGGGCTCGAGACGTACGTCGCGGGCCGCGTGGCGGCGCGCGGGTTGGGCCGCGGTCGCGCCGTCTTGTCGGGCGGCCTTCGCATCCCCACGGACCTGGCGACAGGTGCGGCGTCAGATCCGGCCGCCGAAGAAGCCCGGTTTGACGAGGCGCTGAACCGCGTGGCGCTCGACCTGCAGCAGGAATCCCGTGCGGCGGACGGACCCGCCGCGGCGGTGCTGCGGGCGCACTTGGCGATCGTGGGTGACGCAACCTTGCGGAGCGCCGTGGTCGCTGGGATCCAGGGCGGTCGGCCGGCGGCGCACGCGCTGGCAGAGGCGGTGGCTTGGCAGCGGCAGATCCTGGGCGCCGCGGAGAGCGCCTACGTGCGCGAGCGGGTGATCGATGTCGAAGATGTGGCCGGTCGGCTCTGGGAAAGACTATGTGGTCCCGGCTATCGCCGGCCCACGCTGCGGCTGGCCGAGCCATCAATCGTTTTCGCCGAAGCGCTTTCGCCCAGTCAGTTCCTGGCCCTCGATCGCGCGCACCTGCGGGCGGTGGTCCTGGCCCGGGCCGGACAGACCTCGCACGCGGTGATCCTGGCCCGGTCGTTTGGCGTGCCGACCCTCACGGGCGTGGCGGACGCGGTGGCGCTGGGGCAGGCGGGCAGCGAGGTGATCGTGGATGCCAACCTCGGCATCGTCATCGCGGGACCGGACGCGCGCCTGCGGAAGTACTATGACGGCGAAGAGGCGAAGTATCGCCGGCTCACGACCAGGAACGCGGCGCAGCAGAACCGGCTGGGCGCCACGGCCGATGGCCGGCGGCTCGAGATCGGCGCCAACATCGCCTCCCTCGAGGAAGCCGCGGCGGCGTTCGCCCAGGGGGCGGAAGGGATCGGCCTGTTGCGGACGGAGTTGCTCTTCAGCGGACGGGACACCGCGCCCGACGAGGCGACCCAGTATGCCCTTTATGCCGGCGTGGTGACGGCGGCGGCCGGCCGGCCGGTCATCATTCGCACGCTGGATGCCGGCGGCGACAAACCCGTGGCGTTCCTGCCCCGGACGACCGAGGCGAACCCGTTTCTCGGCTATCGTGGGGCGCGGCTCTACCGCGAGCATGCCGACCTGATCCGCACCCAGCTGCGGGCGATCCTGCGCGCGGCTGCCCTCGGGCCGGTCAAGGTTCTCGTCCCGATGATCTCCAGCGTGGAGGAGGCGCGCTTTGTCCGCCAACTGCTCGGCGAGGCGCGGGCCGAACTGGTCGCGCGCGGCGAGGCCGTGCCGGAATCGATCCCGTTCGGCCTGATGATCGAGGTCCCGGCCACTGCGTTCATCCTGGATGAGCTCTGTGCCGAGGCGGACTTCTTCAGCCTCGGGACCAACGATCTCGCCCAATACTTTTCGGCCGCGGATCGGGAGAACCCTCGCGTGGCGGCGTTGCATGACCCGTTGCAGCCGGCATTCGTGCGGCTGCTGCGGCAGATCGTCATGCGGGTGCGCGCCCATGGCCGCTGGATTGGCCTCTGCGGCGAGATGGCCGAGCACCCCGCGGCCCTTCCGCTGCTCGTGGCGCTTGGCCTCGACGAGATCAGTCTGGCCGCCCCCCGCATTCCCGCGACCAAGGCGGCGCTCGCGCGGCTGGAGTATGCCCGGGCGGTTCCGCTGCTGGAGCAGGTGCTTGCCTGCGCGACCCGATCCGCCGTGGACCACGTGCTCAGCCATGCCGCCAGCAACGCCGAACCGCTGTTGCTTCCGGAGCTGGTCCTCAACGATGTGGTGGCCGCGTCCAAGGAGGAGGTCCTCCGCCTTGTGGCCGATGCCCTGCAGGTGGCGGGCCGCACCGACACGCCGGCGGCGATCGAGGCGGCCGTGTGGCGGCGGGAGGAGGCGTACTCCACCGGCTTCGGCGAGGGGTTTGCCCTCCCGCACGCGAAGACCGACGCCCTGCGCGCGAACTCAATCGTCCTCGTGCGGCTGCGCACGGCGGTCGAGTGGGGCGCGTTGGACGGCAAACCCGTCGACGTGGTGATCTTTCTCGGCATTCGCGCCAGCGACCATGCGCGCGAGCATCTCGCGACGCTGGCCCGGCTCTCCCGGTTGGTGACGCACGACACGTTCCGGGATGCCGTGCGGCAAGAGCGCGATCCCGCGGCGCTGCTCACCCTGCTTTCTCCCGCTGCCGCGCTACCCGGCAACCCAACTCCCTGA